The proteins below come from a single Oenanthe melanoleuca isolate GR-GAL-2019-014 chromosome Z, OMel1.0, whole genome shotgun sequence genomic window:
- the PHAX gene encoding phosphorylated adapter RNA export protein has protein sequence MAQELRGMDGDVEDGELSGSDSDMPGAGSPGQKLHAGSDSCRPFQSSLSSCAPSVPYRTTKSLDSSEESASDSDDDSCLWKRKRQKCLNVSPAKPEPFQLSQSHQKQTALHGKKVNNIWGAVLQEQNQDAVATELGILGMDGSIDRSRQSETYNYLLAKKLMKEAQQKEAETLDKELDEYMHDDKKTLAAEEENGQGFLKRKRHVRERLGERQEMKYKGRYEITEEDSEEKVADEIAYRLCEPKKDLIARVVKIIGKRKAIELLMETAEVEQNGGLFIVNGTRRRTPGGVYLNLLKNTPSIKEEQIKEIFYLENQKEYENKKAAKKRRIQVLGKKMKKAIKGLNLQEYDDASRETFASDTNEALASLDDLQEGHHEAKMEPEDTIEIDNAHDLEIF, from the exons AAGCTGCATGCTGGCAGTGATTCCTGCAGGCccttccagagcagcctctCATCCTGTGCTCCCAGCGTTCCTTACAGGACCACCAAGAGCTTGGACTCCAGTGAGGAGAGTGCCTCCGACTCCGATGACGACAGCTGTCTGTGGAAGagaaagaggcagaagtgcTTAAACGTCTCCCCAGCCAAACCCGAGcccttccagctcagccagaGCCACCAAAAACAGACTGCTCTGCATGGCAAGAAGGTCAACAACATCTGGGGCGCAGTGCTCCAGGAGCAGAACCAGGATGCAGTGGCTACTGAGCTTGGGATTCTGGGCATGGACGGTTCAATTGACAGGAGTAGGCAGTCTGAGACTTACAACTACCTGCTGGCTAAAAAGCTGATGAAGGAAGCCCAGCAGAAGGAGGCAGAGACTTTGGATAAGGAGCTGGATGAATACATGCATGATGACAAGAAGACAttggcagcagaggaggagaatgGGCAGGGCTTCCTCAAACGGAAGCGGCATGTGAGAGAGAGACTGGGGGAAAGGCAAGAGATGAAATACAAGGGAAGGTATGAGATAACAGAGGAAGATTCAGAGGAAAAAGTGGCAGATGAAATTGCTTATCG ACTTTGTGAGCCAAAGAAGGATTTAATTGCTCGAGTAGTGAAAATAATTGGGAAGAGAAAAGCCATCGAGCTGCTGATGGAAACAGCTGAAGTGGAGCAGAATGGTGGATTGTTCATAGTG AATGGCACCAGGAGAAGAACACCTGGGGGTGTTTATTTAAACCTGCTGAAGAACACACCAAGCATCAAAGAAGAACAAATCAAG gaaATATTCTATCTGGAAAACCAAAAGGagtatgaaaacaaaaaagctgcCAAGAAGAGGAGGATACAAGTTCTGgggaagaagatgaagaaggCCATCAAGGGGCTTAACCTGCAGGAATATGATGATGCATCTCGTGAGACTTTTGCCAGTGACACAAATGAGgctctggcttccctggatgACCTGCAGGAGGGGCACCACGAGGCAAAGATGGAACCTGAGGATACTATTGAAATTGATAATGCCCACGATTTGGAGATCTTTTAG